A genomic window from Silene latifolia isolate original U9 population chromosome Y, ASM4854445v1, whole genome shotgun sequence includes:
- the LOC141627480 gene encoding replication protein A 70 kDa DNA-binding subunit D-like, with protein MSIHKDTEYDVRDVILIDKSMVKKKLSLWAAFVVKEAKEIADLIDSHPIVIATHVKAGKFGGGNWSSTFFSNIKANDEVPEVEELRQWANENTKEITRIREGLQTETGESSAQRRSSQIGNTKTIISIASLNEQDEQLSFVRDFVASISARLFIIKLLAIQFGDSKKQLKFSVQHVEEVAE; from the exons ATGTCTATACACAAAGACACTGAATATGACGTACGGGACGTCATTCTCATCGACAAAAG CATggttaaaaaaaaattaagctTGTGGGCTGCTTTTGTTGTAAAAGAAGCAAAAGAAATTGCTGATCTTATCGACTCTCATCCTATAGTTATTGCAACGCATGTTAAAGCCGGTAAATTCGGAG GAGGAAATTGGTCTTCTACTTTTTTTTCAAACATTAAGGCAAACGATGAAGTTCCTGAAGTTGAAGAACTAAGACAATG GGCAAATGAAAATACGAAAGAGATAACACGCATTAGAGAAGGTCTACAAACTGAAACCGGTGAAAGCTCGGCTCAACGACGATCATCTCAAATTggaaacacaaagacaataatcTCAATCGCCAGTCTAAACGAGCAAGAC GAACAACTTTCGTTTGTAAGGGATTTTGTTGCCAGTATCAGTGCTCGACTGTTTATCATTAAGTTATTGGCAATACAGTTTGGAGATTCCAAGAAACAACTCAAATTTAGTGTCCAACATGTAGAAGAGGTAGCAGAATAG